The Deltaproteobacteria bacterium genome window below encodes:
- a CDS encoding mucoidy inhibitor MuiA family protein translates to MTGNICKTLSGAVLAVLFLACGAAYADTLKPSHKVTAVEVFSDRAIVKRSADVKFDREGVYEVEISPLPPRLNEESVRVEAEGTAGVKIVGVEQKTTFLKKYSDEKVKALKKELDSFIKERNLIDAKFRNQEAAKKFLNEIKFKTHENMSRDVEKGKVSTVDWQGVLDFYIRGLNKADEEMSSLTVKRKELDEKIRDIENELGSINGEDGEGQRSAVISFDVQRPGTLKVELSYMIFGVDWRPSYDARAMTAKNTVELTSYGNVRQTSGEDWKDVSLTLSTARPSLGAQVPGLYPWYLAAPVRVDRRSKSISSNVGLFAEAPAMEAEVASDVAEERAAPVTADISGGFTSTVFKIKKKADIASGGDAVRTTISVDKLDALFKYRTVPKLSQYVFLEAEVKNTAGYPLLPGNVNDFIDDKFVGSLNIGAVAPEEKLLLSLGVDEGIKVERKLVKHERGKSGVLSSKMRASYVYKIEVTNFKKQDAEVTVLDQLPVSQDKDIVVETDEMTPKPEEKGWQGTLKWVLQLKPGEKKEISFGFHVDYPENMPAPL, encoded by the coding sequence ATGACCGGGAATATATGCAAGACATTGTCCGGCGCGGTATTAGCGGTTCTCTTTCTGGCGTGCGGCGCGGCGTATGCCGATACGCTTAAGCCCTCGCACAAGGTTACGGCAGTCGAGGTCTTTTCCGACCGCGCAATCGTCAAGCGAAGCGCCGACGTTAAGTTCGACAGGGAAGGCGTTTATGAGGTCGAAATATCCCCGCTCCCTCCAAGGCTAAATGAAGAAAGCGTAAGGGTCGAGGCCGAGGGCACTGCCGGCGTCAAGATAGTCGGCGTGGAGCAGAAGACGACGTTTTTGAAAAAATACAGCGACGAAAAGGTAAAGGCGCTTAAAAAAGAACTCGATTCTTTTATAAAGGAAAGAAATTTAATCGATGCCAAGTTCAGGAACCAGGAGGCAGCGAAGAAATTTCTAAACGAGATAAAGTTCAAGACGCACGAGAACATGTCCAGGGACGTGGAAAAAGGAAAGGTAAGCACCGTTGATTGGCAGGGGGTGCTGGACTTCTATATACGCGGACTTAACAAGGCCGATGAAGAGATGTCGTCTCTGACAGTGAAAAGAAAAGAGCTGGATGAGAAAATCAGGGATATCGAAAACGAGCTTGGTTCAATCAACGGCGAGGACGGCGAGGGGCAGCGGAGCGCGGTGATCTCCTTTGACGTTCAAAGGCCCGGCACGCTCAAGGTGGAGCTTTCGTACATGATATTTGGTGTCGACTGGAGACCTTCTTACGACGCGAGGGCGATGACCGCGAAAAATACGGTGGAGCTGACAAGTTACGGAAATGTCCGGCAAACGAGTGGCGAGGACTGGAAGGATGTTTCTCTTACGCTTTCTACGGCAAGGCCGTCGCTTGGCGCGCAGGTGCCCGGGCTTTACCCGTGGTATCTCGCTGCTCCGGTGCGTGTTGATAGGCGCTCTAAGAGCATCAGTTCGAATGTAGGGTTATTTGCCGAGGCTCCTGCCATGGAAGCGGAGGTTGCCTCTGATGTTGCCGAAGAAAGGGCCGCCCCGGTGACAGCCGATATTTCCGGAGGGTTTACTTCTACGGTCTTCAAGATAAAGAAAAAGGCCGATATAGCAAGCGGCGGCGACGCCGTAAGGACGACGATATCCGTCGACAAGCTCGACGCATTGTTCAAGTACAGGACAGTGCCCAAGCTTTCCCAGTACGTATTTCTCGAGGCAGAGGTGAAGAACACGGCAGGGTATCCGCTTCTTCCGGGGAACGTGAACGACTTTATAGACGATAAGTTCGTGGGTTCCTTGAATATCGGCGCGGTCGCGCCCGAGGAGAAGCTTCTTCTCTCGCTTGGCGTGGACGAGGGCATAAAGGTAGAGAGAAAGCTCGTGAAGCACGAGAGGGGTAAGAGCGGTGTGCTTTCGAGTAAAATGCGCGCGTCGTATGTTTATAAGATAGAGGTGACGAACTTCAAGAAGCAGGACGCGGAGGTTACGGTACTCGATCAGTTGCCTGTTTCGCAGGATAAGGATATAGTGGTGGAAACAGACGAGATGACGCCAAAGCCCGAGGAGAAGGGTTGGCAGGGAACGCTTAAGTGGGTGTTGCAGTTAAAACCGGGCGAGAAAAAGGAAATAAGCTTCGGGTTCCACGTGGATTATCCGGAGAACATGCCGGCGCCGTTATAA
- the serS gene encoding serine--tRNA ligase: MLDVKYLRDNTEEAEKRLAARSGGVDLSAFKELDLKRRSILKEVEALKEKRNKVSEEVGRLKKEGKDATSIINSMQEVGATIKKLDAELTECDAALEPILLTIPNVPHESVPVGKDENDNKVVRTIGEKTVLKFKPKDHVEIGEGLGIMDFERAGKIAGARFWLMKGAGALLERALINFMLDIHTREHGYMEVLPPFMAKAECFVGTGQLPKFKEDQFKIEGWEHYLAPTAEVPVTNIHREEILAEDALPIHYTAYTPCFRKEAGSYGKDMKGLIRVHQFDKVELVKFSVPEKSYDELETLTANAEEILKRLELPYRVVLLCTGDMGFSSAKTYDLEVWLPAQDKYREISSCSNFEAFQARRASIKYRPAGGKKVEHVHTLNGSGLAVGRTLVAILENFQQQDGSVIIPKALRPYMHGMERIEKQA; encoded by the coding sequence ATGCTGGACGTAAAGTATCTACGCGATAACACGGAAGAAGCGGAGAAGCGGCTTGCCGCAAGAAGCGGCGGAGTCGATTTGTCGGCCTTCAAGGAATTAGACCTTAAGCGCAGAAGCATTCTTAAAGAGGTCGAGGCGTTGAAGGAAAAGCGCAATAAAGTTTCGGAAGAGGTCGGGCGCTTAAAGAAAGAAGGCAAGGACGCTACTTCAATTATAAACAGTATGCAGGAAGTCGGCGCGACTATTAAGAAGCTCGACGCAGAGCTTACCGAATGCGACGCAGCGCTTGAGCCCATACTCCTTACCATCCCGAACGTGCCGCACGAGAGCGTGCCTGTTGGCAAAGACGAGAACGATAATAAGGTCGTCCGCACGATAGGCGAGAAGACGGTTTTGAAGTTCAAGCCCAAAGACCACGTCGAGATAGGCGAGGGGCTTGGCATTATGGATTTCGAGAGGGCAGGGAAAATCGCGGGCGCGAGGTTCTGGCTCATGAAGGGCGCCGGTGCTTTGCTTGAGAGGGCGCTTATAAACTTCATGCTCGATATTCACACAAGAGAGCACGGGTATATGGAGGTGTTGCCGCCGTTCATGGCAAAGGCAGAGTGCTTTGTTGGGACGGGGCAGCTGCCGAAGTTCAAGGAGGATCAATTTAAGATTGAGGGCTGGGAGCACTACCTCGCCCCCACGGCCGAGGTCCCTGTTACGAACATCCACAGGGAGGAAATACTCGCAGAAGACGCGCTGCCCATACATTATACCGCCTATACGCCGTGCTTTAGGAAAGAGGCCGGCAGCTACGGTAAAGACATGAAGGGCCTTATTCGTGTGCATCAGTTCGACAAGGTCGAGCTTGTGAAGTTTTCCGTTCCCGAGAAAAGCTACGACGAGCTCGAGACGCTCACAGCGAACGCAGAGGAGATTCTAAAGAGATTGGAACTTCCTTACAGGGTCGTCCTTCTTTGCACAGGTGACATGGGGTTTTCTTCGGCAAAGACCTATGATCTGGAGGTCTGGCTCCCGGCGCAGGATAAATACCGTGAGATTTCGTCCTGCTCGAACTTCGAGGCGTTCCAGGCACGGAGGGCTTCGATAAAGTACCGTCCTGCTGGCGGAAAGAAGGTCGAGCACGTGCATACGCTAAACGGGAGTGGTCTTGCGGTCGGCAGAACGCTTGTTGCGATACTCGAGAACTTTCAGCAACAGGACGGGTCTGTTATAATCCCCAAGGCTCTTCGCCCGTACATGCACGGCATGGAGAGGATAGAGAAGCAGGCGTGA